One Fusobacterium ulcerans DNA segment encodes these proteins:
- the rpsQ gene encoding 30S ribosomal protein S17 gives MRNERKVREGIVVSDKMDKTIVIAIETMTLHPIYKKRVKSTTKFKAHDENNVAQTGDKVRIMETRPLSRDKRWRLVEIVEKAR, from the coding sequence TTGAGAAACGAAAGAAAAGTTAGAGAAGGAATAGTTGTTTCTGACAAGATGGATAAAACAATTGTTATTGCAATAGAAACAATGACTTTGCATCCTATCTATAAAAAGAGAGTAAAAAGTACTACTAAGTTTAAAGCTCACGATGAAAATAATGTAGCTCAAACTGGAGATAAAGTAAGAATTATGGAAACTAGACCATTATCGAGAGATAAAAGATGGAGACTAGTAGAGATTGTCGAGAAAGCTAGATAA
- the rplE gene encoding 50S ribosomal protein L5 — protein MSKYVSRYHKLYNDVIIPALMKDLGINNIMECPKLEKIVVNMGVGEATQNVKLIDAAMGDLTIISGQKPLVRKAKKSEAGFKLREGMPIGAKVTLRKERMYDFLDRLVNVVLPRVRDFEGVPADAFDGRGNYSLGLRDQLVFPEIEFDKVDKLLGMSITMVSSAKDDEEGRALLKAFGMPFKK, from the coding sequence GTGTCTAAATACGTTTCTAGATATCATAAATTGTATAACGATGTTATAATTCCAGCTCTTATGAAAGACTTAGGAATCAATAACATTATGGAATGTCCAAAACTAGAAAAAATAGTTGTAAACATGGGAGTAGGAGAAGCTACTCAAAATGTTAAATTAATAGATGCAGCTATGGGAGATTTAACTATCATCTCTGGACAAAAACCACTAGTAAGAAAAGCTAAAAAATCTGAAGCTGGATTTAAGTTAAGAGAAGGAATGCCAATCGGAGCAAAAGTTACTTTAAGAAAAGAAAGAATGTACGACTTTTTAGATAGATTAGTGAATGTAGTTCTTCCAAGAGTAAGAGACTTCGAAGGAGTTCCAGCTGACGCATTTGATGGAAGAGGAAACTACTCTCTAGGATTAAGAGATCAATTAGTTTTCCCTGAAATTGAATTCGATAAAGTTGATAAACTTTTAGGAATGTCTATCACTATGGTTTCTTCTGCAAAAGATGACGAAGAAGGAAGAGCTTTACTTAAGGCGTTTGGAATGCCTTTCAAAAAGTAA
- the rplV gene encoding 50S ribosomal protein L22: protein MEARAITRFVRLSPRKARLVADLVRGKSALEALDILEFTNKKAARIIKKTLASAVANATNNFKMDEDKLVVSTIMINDGPALKRIMPRAMGRADIIRKPTAHIVVAVSEK from the coding sequence GTGGAAGCTAGAGCAATAACTAGATTCGTAAGATTGTCTCCTAGAAAAGCTAGGTTAGTAGCTGACTTAGTAAGAGGAAAATCAGCGCTAGAAGCATTAGATATTCTAGAGTTTACAAACAAAAAAGCAGCTAGAATAATAAAGAAAACATTAGCATCAGCTGTTGCTAATGCAACTAACAACTTCAAGATGGATGAAGATAAGTTAGTAGTTTCAACAATAATGATCAATGATGGACCAGCTCTTAAAAGAATAATGCCTAGAGCTATGGGAAGAGCGGATATAATCAGAAAACCAACAGCTCACATTGTAGTGGCAGTTTCTGAAAAGTAG
- the rplN gene encoding 50S ribosomal protein L14 translates to MVQQQTILNVADNSGAKKLMIIRVLGGSKKRFGRIGDIVVASVKEAIPGGNVKKGDVVKAVIVRTRKELRREDGSYIKFDDNAGVIINTNNEPKATRIFGPVARELRAKNFMKIVSLAPEVI, encoded by the coding sequence ATGGTACAACAACAAACTATCCTTAATGTTGCTGACAACTCTGGAGCTAAGAAACTTATGATTATAAGAGTTCTTGGTGGATCTAAAAAAAGATTCGGAAGAATTGGTGACATCGTTGTCGCATCAGTTAAGGAAGCAATCCCTGGTGGAAACGTTAAAAAAGGTGACGTAGTAAAAGCTGTAATAGTAAGAACAAGAAAAGAATTAAGAAGAGAAGATGGATCATATATAAAATTTGATGATAACGCAGGAGTTATAATCAATACTAACAATGAACCAAAAGCAACAAGAATATTTGGACCAGTTGCAAGAGAGCTAAGAGCTAAAAACTTTATGAAAATAGTATCTCTAGCTCCTGAAGTAATTTAA
- the rpsJ gene encoding 30S ribosomal protein S10 → MASNKLRIYLKAYDHTLLDQSAKRIAEVAKKSGAEIAGPMPLPTKIKKYTVLRSVHVNKDSREQFEMRVHRRMVEINNSTQKTIASLTAVNLPAGVGIEIKQI, encoded by the coding sequence ATGGCTTCTAACAAATTAAGAATCTACTTAAAGGCTTATGACCACACTTTATTAGATCAATCAGCTAAAAGAATAGCGGAGGTTGCTAAAAAGTCTGGAGCAGAGATTGCAGGACCTATGCCATTACCTACTAAAATTAAAAAGTACACTGTTTTAAGATCAGTGCATGTAAACAAGGATTCAAGAGAACAATTTGAAATGAGAGTACACAGAAGAATGGTAGAAATTAATAATTCTACACAAAAGACAATCGCTTCGTTAACAGCAGTTAACTTGCCAGCTGGTGTCGGAATAGAAATCAAACAAATCTAA
- the rpmC gene encoding 50S ribosomal protein L29 yields the protein MRAKEIREMSTEDLVVKCKELKEELFNLKFQLSLGQLTNTAKIREVRREIARINTILNER from the coding sequence ATGAGAGCTAAGGAAATAAGAGAAATGTCTACTGAAGACTTAGTTGTTAAGTGTAAAGAGCTTAAGGAAGAATTATTCAACCTAAAGTTCCAACTTTCATTAGGTCAACTTACTAACACTGCTAAAATTAGAGAAGTTAGAAGAGAAATTGCTAGAATTAACACAATCTTAAATGAAAGATAA
- the rpsC gene encoding 30S ribosomal protein S3, with protein sequence MGQKVDPRGLRLGITRSWDSNWYADKKEYAKYFHEDVKIRELIKKNYFHAGISKVKIERTSPSNVVVLVYTAKAGIIIGRKGAEIDNLRVSLEKLTGKKVTVKVQEVKEFNKDAVLVAENIATSIEKRVAYKRAVSQAIMRAMRAGAKGIKVMVSGRLNGAEIARAEWVVEGKVPLHTLRADIDYAVATAHTTYGALGIKVWVFHGEVLPTKREGGEA encoded by the coding sequence GTGGGACAAAAAGTAGACCCTAGAGGACTAAGATTAGGAATAACAAGATCTTGGGATTCTAACTGGTATGCAGATAAGAAGGAATACGCTAAGTACTTCCATGAAGATGTAAAAATCAGAGAACTTATCAAGAAGAACTACTTCCATGCAGGGATATCGAAGGTAAAGATCGAAAGAACTTCTCCTTCTAATGTAGTTGTTCTTGTTTATACTGCAAAAGCAGGTATAATCATAGGAAGAAAAGGTGCTGAGATAGATAATCTTAGAGTATCACTTGAGAAATTAACTGGTAAAAAAGTAACAGTTAAAGTTCAAGAAGTAAAAGAATTCAATAAAGATGCTGTACTTGTTGCAGAAAACATTGCTACTTCAATTGAGAAAAGGGTAGCATATAAAAGAGCTGTAAGCCAAGCTATTATGAGAGCTATGAGAGCTGGAGCTAAAGGAATCAAAGTTATGGTTTCTGGAAGACTAAATGGAGCAGAAATTGCCAGAGCTGAATGGGTAGTTGAAGGTAAAGTTCCTTTACATACACTAAGAGCTGATATTGATTATGCAGTAGCAACAGCTCACACTACTTATGGAGCTCTAGGAATTAAAGTATGGGTTTTCCATGGTGAAGTTCTTCCAACTAAAAGGGAAGGAGGAGAAGCGTAG
- the rplW gene encoding 50S ribosomal protein L23, giving the protein MTSYDIVKKPVITEKTETLRREYNKYTFEVSPKANKIQIKKAIEELFNVKVETVSTLNSKPVTKRHGMKLYKTQAKKKAIVKLAQGNTITYFKEV; this is encoded by the coding sequence ATGACATCATACGATATAGTAAAGAAACCTGTAATAACTGAGAAAACTGAAACACTTAGAAGAGAGTACAACAAGTACACTTTCGAAGTGAGCCCAAAAGCTAACAAGATTCAAATCAAAAAGGCAATTGAGGAATTATTTAATGTAAAGGTTGAAACAGTATCAACTCTTAACAGTAAACCTGTTACTAAAAGACACGGAATGAAACTTTACAAAACTCAAGCTAAAAAGAAGGCAATCGTTAAATTAGCTCAAGGAAATACAATAACTTACTTTAAAGAAGTATAA
- the rplC gene encoding 50S ribosomal protein L3, with translation MSGILAKKIGMTQIFEDGKFIPVTVVEAGPNYVLQKKTVENDGYTALQLGFDEKKEKNTTKPIMGIFKKAGVNPQRFVKELRVDSVEGFELGQEIKADVLAEVEYVDITGTSKGKGTAGVMKRHNFAGNRASHGVSRNHRLGGSIGMSSWPGKVLRGKKMAGQYGNATVTVQNLKVVKVDVENNLLLIKGAVPGSKNSYIVVKPAVKK, from the coding sequence ATGTCAGGAATTTTAGCAAAGAAAATTGGAATGACTCAAATATTTGAGGATGGAAAATTCATTCCAGTAACAGTTGTTGAAGCTGGTCCTAACTATGTTCTTCAAAAGAAGACTGTAGAAAACGACGGATATACAGCTTTACAATTAGGATTTGATGAAAAAAAGGAAAAAAACACTACTAAACCAATTATGGGAATCTTCAAAAAAGCAGGAGTTAACCCTCAAAGATTTGTAAAAGAATTAAGAGTGGATTCTGTTGAAGGTTTTGAACTTGGACAAGAGATCAAAGCTGATGTCTTAGCTGAAGTAGAGTACGTAGATATTACTGGTACTTCAAAAGGTAAAGGAACAGCTGGGGTTATGAAAAGACATAATTTCGCTGGAAACAGAGCGTCTCACGGGGTTTCTAGAAACCACAGACTTGGAGGTTCTATCGGAATGTCATCTTGGCCAGGAAAAGTTCTTAGAGGTAAGAAAATGGCTGGACAATACGGAAATGCAACTGTAACTGTTCAAAACTTAAAAGTAGTGAAAGTAGATGTTGAAAACAATCTACTATTGATCAAAGGTGCAGTACCTGGATCAAAAAACAGTTATATAGTAGTTAAACCAGCAGTAAAAAAATAA
- the rplF gene encoding 50S ribosomal protein L6, whose amino-acid sequence MSRVGKKPIVVPSGVEVTVNGNEVTVKGPKGTLKKEFNKELVIKHTKEEKHHESLNEIVIERPNDLPEVRAIHGTTRALLHNMVLGVSEGFKKTLNLVGVGYRAAEKGKGLELSLGYSHPVIIDEIPGIKFTVEKNTTIHIEGIEKEVVGQVAANIRAKRPPEPYKGKGVKYSDEVIRRKEGKKS is encoded by the coding sequence ATGTCAAGAGTAGGTAAAAAACCTATTGTTGTGCCTTCTGGAGTTGAAGTTACAGTTAATGGAAATGAAGTTACTGTAAAAGGTCCTAAAGGTACTTTAAAGAAAGAATTTAACAAAGAATTAGTAATAAAACATACAAAAGAAGAAAAGCATCATGAAAGTTTGAACGAAATCGTTATTGAAAGACCTAATGATTTACCAGAAGTTAGAGCTATACACGGAACAACTAGAGCTCTATTACACAATATGGTATTAGGAGTTTCAGAAGGATTCAAAAAAACTTTAAACCTAGTAGGGGTTGGATACAGAGCTGCTGAAAAAGGAAAAGGATTGGAATTATCTTTAGGATATTCTCATCCTGTTATCATTGATGAGATTCCTGGAATCAAATTCACTGTAGAAAAAAATACTACTATTCATATCGAAGGAATCGAGAAAGAAGTAGTAGGTCAAGTAGCAGCTAATATCAGAGCTAAAAGACCACCTGAACCATACAAAGGAAAAGGTGTTAAATATTCTGATGAAGTTATTAGAAGAAAAGAAGGTAAAAAGTCGTAA
- the rpsS gene encoding 30S ribosomal protein S19: MARSLKKGPFCDHHLMKKVEDAVATENLKAVIKTWSRRSTIFPNFIGITFGVYNGKKHIPVHVTEQMVGHKLGEFAPTRTYYGHGVDKKKKK; this comes from the coding sequence ATGGCTAGATCATTAAAAAAAGGACCTTTCTGTGACCACCACTTAATGAAGAAAGTTGAAGATGCAGTAGCAACTGAAAACTTGAAAGCAGTAATTAAAACTTGGTCAAGAAGATCGACTATATTCCCTAATTTCATTGGAATCACTTTTGGTGTGTACAATGGTAAAAAGCACATACCTGTTCATGTAACTGAGCAAATGGTTGGACACAAACTAGGTGAGTTTGCACCAACTAGAACTTACTACGGACACGGTGTGGATAAAAAGAAGAAAAAATAA
- the rplR gene encoding 50S ribosomal protein L18: protein MFKKVDRQAVRTRKHLSIRNKISGTADRPRLSVYRSNNNIFAQLIDDVNGVTLVSASTIDKELKANIANGGNVEAAKTVGKALAERATGKGITAIVFDRSGYKYTGRIAALAEAAREAGLSF, encoded by the coding sequence TTGTTTAAGAAGGTAGATAGACAAGCTGTAAGAACAAGAAAGCATTTATCAATCAGAAATAAAATTTCTGGTACAGCTGATAGACCAAGACTTTCTGTATATAGATCAAACAACAATATCTTTGCTCAATTAATCGACGATGTGAATGGAGTAACATTAGTTTCTGCATCTACAATAGATAAAGAATTAAAAGCAAATATTGCAAATGGTGGAAATGTTGAAGCTGCAAAAACTGTTGGTAAAGCACTTGCAGAAAGAGCAACAGGAAAAGGGATAACAGCTATAGTATTTGATAGATCTGGGTATAAATACACAGGAAGAATAGCCGCTCTTGCAGAAGCAGCTAGAGAAGCAGGATTAAGCTTCTAA
- the rpsN gene encoding 30S ribosomal protein S14: MAKKSMIARDAKRAELCDKYAEKRAELKKRVAEGDMEAMFELNKLPKDSSAVRKRNRCQLDGRPRGFMREFGISRVKFRQLAGAGVIPGVKKSSW, from the coding sequence ATGGCAAAGAAGTCAATGATCGCTAGAGATGCGAAAAGAGCTGAACTATGTGATAAATATGCTGAAAAAAGAGCAGAACTTAAAAAGAGAGTTGCAGAGGGAGACATGGAAGCTATGTTTGAATTAAACAAACTTCCAAAAGACTCTTCAGCAGTTAGAAAAAGAAATAGATGTCAGTTAGACGGAAGACCAAGAGGATTCATGAGAGAATTTGGAATTTCAAGAGTAAAATTCAGACAGCTTGCAGGAGCTGGAGTTATACCAGGAGTTAAAAAATCATCTTGGTAA
- the rplB gene encoding 50S ribosomal protein L2, translating to MAIRKMKAMTNGTRHMSRLVNEDLDNVRPEKSLTVPLKSAYGRDNYGHRTCRDRQKGHKRLYRIIDFKRNKLDVPARVESIEYDPNRTANIALLFYVDGEKRYILAPKGLKKGDMVMAGSQAEIKPGNALKIKDMPVGVQIHNIELQRGKGGQLVRSAGTAARLVAKEGTYCHIELPSGELRLIHGECMATIGEVGNSEHSLVQIGKAGRNRNMGKRPHVRGSVMNPVDHPHGGGEGKNPVGRKAPLTPWGKPAMGVKTRGKKTTDKFIVRRRNDK from the coding sequence ATGGCTATTAGAAAAATGAAAGCAATGACTAATGGAACAAGACACATGTCTAGATTAGTCAATGAAGATTTAGATAATGTAAGACCTGAAAAGTCTTTAACTGTACCTTTAAAATCTGCTTATGGTAGAGACAACTATGGACACAGAACTTGTAGAGACAGACAAAAAGGACACAAAAGACTTTACAGAATTATCGACTTCAAAAGAAACAAACTTGATGTACCTGCTAGAGTAGAATCTATCGAGTACGATCCAAACAGAACTGCTAATATTGCTCTTCTATTCTATGTAGATGGAGAGAAAAGATATATACTAGCACCTAAAGGATTGAAAAAGGGCGACATGGTTATGGCAGGATCTCAAGCTGAGATTAAACCAGGAAACGCACTAAAAATAAAAGACATGCCAGTAGGGGTTCAAATTCATAATATTGAACTACAAAGAGGAAAGGGTGGACAATTAGTAAGATCCGCAGGAACAGCAGCAAGACTTGTTGCTAAAGAAGGAACTTACTGTCACATAGAGTTACCATCAGGTGAACTAAGATTAATTCACGGTGAATGTATGGCAACTATCGGAGAAGTAGGAAATTCTGAACATAGCTTAGTTCAAATCGGTAAAGCTGGAAGAAACAGAAATATGGGTAAAAGACCTCATGTAAGAGGATCTGTAATGAACCCTGTTGATCACCCTCATGGAGGAGGAGAAGGTAAGAATCCAGTAGGTAGAAAAGCTCCTTTAACACCTTGGGGTAAACCTGCAATGGGTGTTAAAACTAGAGGTAAGAAAACTACAGATAAATTTATCGTAAGAAGAAGAAACGATAAATAA
- the rplP gene encoding 50S ribosomal protein L16, giving the protein MLMPKRTKHRKMFRGRMKGTAQRGNTVAFGDYGLQALEPHWITNRQIESCRVAINRTFKREGKTFIRIFPDKPITARPAGVRMGKGKGNVEGWVAVVKPGRIMFEVSGVTEERALVALRKAAMKLPISCKIVKKENGGEN; this is encoded by the coding sequence ATGTTAATGCCAAAAAGAACAAAACATAGAAAAATGTTTAGAGGTAGAATGAAAGGTACTGCTCAAAGAGGAAATACTGTAGCATTCGGAGATTACGGACTACAAGCTCTTGAGCCACATTGGATTACTAATAGACAAATAGAATCATGCAGGGTTGCTATCAACAGAACTTTCAAAAGAGAAGGAAAAACTTTTATCAGAATATTCCCAGACAAACCAATCACAGCTAGACCAGCTGGAGTGAGAATGGGTAAAGGTAAAGGAAATGTTGAAGGTTGGGTAGCAGTTGTAAAACCTGGAAGAATCATGTTTGAAGTTTCAGGAGTAACTGAAGAAAGAGCATTAGTAGCTTTAAGAAAAGCTGCAATGAAACTTCCAATCAGTTGTAAAATCGTAAAGAAAGAGAATGGTGGTGAAAACTAA
- the rplD gene encoding 50S ribosomal protein L4 — protein sequence MAVLNIYDLTGTQTGTVEVKDTVFGIEPNQAVLHEVLTAELAAARQGTAATKTRAMVRGGGRKPFKQKGTGRARQGTIRAPHMVGGGVTFGPHPRSYEKKVNKKVRNLALRSALSAKVANGDILVLDGTIDTPKTKTIIALTNAVNATTKQLFVVNDLAEQADYNLYLSVRNLENAVVLQPNEIGVYWLLKQEKVILTKEALTTIEEVLG from the coding sequence ATGGCAGTTTTAAACATATATGACTTGACAGGAACTCAAACTGGAACTGTTGAAGTTAAAGATACAGTGTTTGGGATTGAACCTAATCAAGCAGTACTTCATGAAGTATTGACTGCAGAATTAGCAGCTGCTAGACAAGGAACTGCAGCTACTAAGACTAGAGCAATGGTTAGAGGAGGGGGAAGAAAACCTTTCAAACAAAAAGGAACTGGTAGAGCAAGACAAGGTACTATCAGAGCTCCACATATGGTAGGAGGAGGAGTTACATTTGGTCCTCACCCAAGATCATATGAGAAAAAAGTTAACAAAAAAGTAAGAAACCTAGCTCTAAGATCAGCTTTATCAGCTAAAGTAGCTAACGGAGATATCCTTGTACTTGATGGTACAATTGATACACCAAAAACAAAAACAATAATAGCTTTAACAAATGCAGTAAATGCAACTACAAAGCAATTATTCGTAGTAAACGATCTTGCTGAACAAGCAGATTACAACTTATACTTATCAGTAAGAAACCTTGAAAATGCAGTTGTATTACAACCAAATGAAATTGGTGTATACTGGCTTCTAAAACAAGAAAAAGTAATTCTTACTAAAGAGGCACTAACTACAATAGAGGAGGTGCTTGGATAA
- the rplX gene encoding 50S ribosomal protein L24 produces MAKPKIKFVPESLHVKTGDLVYVISGKDKGKTGKVVKVFPNKGKVVVEGINMITKHMKPTPINPQGGVVSKEAAIFSSKVMLFDEKAGKPTRVGHKIVDGKKVRYSKVSGEVL; encoded by the coding sequence GTGGCTAAACCTAAGATCAAATTTGTACCTGAATCATTACATGTAAAGACTGGAGATCTAGTATATGTTATCTCTGGAAAAGACAAAGGTAAGACAGGTAAAGTTGTAAAAGTATTCCCAAATAAAGGGAAGGTAGTAGTTGAAGGAATAAACATGATTACTAAACATATGAAGCCAACTCCAATAAACCCACAAGGTGGAGTTGTAAGTAAGGAAGCTGCTATATTCTCATCAAAAGTTATGCTTTTTGATGAAAAAGCAGGAAAACCTACAAGAGTTGGTCATAAAATAGTAGATGGTAAGAAAGTAAGATACTCTAAAGTATCTGGAGAAGTTCTATAA
- the rpsE gene encoding 30S ribosomal protein S5 — MSKLANREEKQYQEKLLKISRVSKTTKGGRTISFSVLAAIGDGEGKIGLGLGKANGVPDAIKKAIASAKKNMVEVSLKGKTIPHEITGKWGATALWMAPAYEGTGVIAGSAAREILELVGVHDILTKIKGSRNKHNVARATVEALKMLRSAEKIAAQRGKEVKDILS, encoded by the coding sequence TTGTCTAAGTTAGCAAATAGAGAAGAAAAACAATATCAAGAAAAATTATTGAAAATTTCAAGAGTTTCTAAGACAACTAAAGGAGGAAGAACAATATCTTTCTCAGTTTTAGCAGCAATTGGAGATGGAGAAGGAAAGATCGGATTAGGATTAGGGAAAGCAAATGGTGTACCTGATGCTATAAAGAAAGCTATCGCTTCTGCAAAAAAGAACATGGTAGAGGTTTCTTTAAAAGGAAAAACTATTCCTCATGAAATCACTGGAAAATGGGGTGCAACAGCTTTATGGATGGCACCTGCATATGAAGGAACTGGAGTAATTGCTGGTTCAGCAGCAAGAGAAATATTAGAACTTGTAGGAGTTCATGATATTTTAACAAAAATCAAAGGTTCTAGAAATAAGCACAACGTAGCAAGAGCTACTGTTGAAGCATTGAAAATGTTAAGATCAGCTGAGAAAATAGCTGCTCAAAGAGGAAAAGAAGTTAAAGATATCTTAAGCTAG
- the rpmD gene encoding 50S ribosomal protein L30: MVKLRIELVKSIIGRKPNHIATVKSLGLKKMNDVVEHVETPELKGKLAQVSYLLKVEEVQA; the protein is encoded by the coding sequence ATGGTAAAGCTTAGAATAGAGCTTGTGAAAAGCATAATCGGAAGAAAGCCTAACCACATAGCAACTGTAAAGTCGCTAGGGCTTAAGAAGATGAACGATGTAGTGGAGCATGTAGAAACTCCTGAGTTAAAAGGAAAACTAGCTCAAGTTTCTTACTTACTTAAAGTAGAGGAGGTGCAAGCATAA
- the rplO gene encoding 50S ribosomal protein L15, translating to MKLNELMPSVPRKARKRVGRGESSGLGKTSGKGSNGQNSRAGGGVKTYFEGGQMPIYRRVPKRGFSNAIFKKEYALISLDLLNKFEDGAVVTPEVLFESGLVRDLKDGIKVLGNGSLDKKVTVKAHKVSGSAKVAIEAKGGSVEILEVKTFADVAGNNK from the coding sequence ATGAAATTAAATGAATTAATGCCTTCTGTACCTAGAAAAGCAAGAAAAAGAGTTGGAAGAGGAGAATCTTCTGGATTAGGTAAAACATCTGGAAAAGGAAGTAACGGACAAAACTCGAGAGCGGGTGGAGGAGTTAAAACTTACTTCGAAGGTGGACAAATGCCTATCTATAGAAGAGTTCCAAAAAGAGGTTTCTCAAATGCTATATTCAAGAAAGAATATGCTTTAATAAGCTTGGATTTATTGAATAAATTTGAAGATGGAGCAGTAGTTACTCCTGAAGTTTTATTCGAAAGTGGATTAGTAAGAGACTTAAAAGATGGAATCAAAGTGCTAGGAAATGGATCACTTGATAAAAAAGTAACTGTTAAAGCTCATAAAGTTTCTGGATCAGCTAAGGTTGCTATTGAAGCAAAAGGTGGATCTGTAGAAATACTAGAAGTTAAAACATTTGCTGATGTTGCTGGAAACAACAAATAG
- the rpsH gene encoding 30S ribosomal protein S8, translating to MYLTDPIADMLTRIRNANAVMHEKVDIPHSTLKDKIAEILKEEGYIANYKVVTDGNKKSIRVYLKYDGKDRIIKGIKRISKPGRRVYSSVEDMPRVLSGLGIAIVSTSKGIVTDRVARRENVGGEVLAFVW from the coding sequence ATGTATTTAACAGATCCAATCGCTGATATGTTGACAAGAATCAGAAATGCAAATGCAGTAATGCATGAAAAAGTAGATATACCTCATTCAACTTTAAAAGACAAAATAGCTGAAATTCTTAAAGAAGAAGGTTACATTGCAAACTATAAAGTTGTTACTGATGGGAACAAAAAAAGTATAAGAGTGTACTTAAAATATGATGGTAAAGACAGAATTATCAAAGGAATCAAAAGAATTTCTAAACCAGGTAGAAGAGTATATTCTTCAGTAGAAGATATGCCAAGAGTTTTATCAGGACTAGGAATTGCAATCGTATCCACTTCTAAGGGAATTGTTACTGACAGAGTAGCTAGAAGAGAAAACGTAGGTGGAGAAGTACTTGCATTTGTTTGGTAA